One [Clostridium] saccharolyticum WM1 DNA segment encodes these proteins:
- a CDS encoding Gfo/Idh/MocA family protein, with protein sequence MKEYCWAALGCGEIARQLAENMKKWGKTLYGVGNRSYENAVKFAETYGVEKVYDHVQDMFRDDKVDIIYLSTPHNTHIKYLIEALNSGKHVLCEKSITLNSHELSEAAGLADQNNLVLAEAMTVYHMPLYKKLKEIITSGQLGPLRFVQLNFGSYKDYNMENRFFSRNLAGGALLDIGVYALSFARWFMTETPDQILSQVKFAPSGVDEQAGILLMNKQQEMASISLSLHAKQPKRGTVAFDKGHIEIYEYPRADKAVITYTEDNRQEVIEAGNTDDALLYEILDMEKAVSGGCNEMHLEYTSDVMNMMTRIRNDWNMKYPEES encoded by the coding sequence ATGAAAGAGTATTGTTGGGCTGCTTTAGGCTGTGGAGAAATAGCCAGGCAGTTGGCAGAGAACATGAAAAAATGGGGGAAAACCCTATATGGGGTGGGAAACAGAAGCTATGAAAATGCAGTTAAGTTTGCGGAAACATACGGAGTGGAAAAGGTCTATGATCATGTCCAGGATATGTTTCGTGATGATAAGGTGGACATTATCTACTTATCAACACCTCACAATACCCACATCAAGTATCTAATCGAGGCATTAAACAGCGGAAAGCATGTGCTTTGTGAAAAGTCCATTACATTGAATTCCCATGAGCTTTCTGAGGCCGCTGGTCTTGCAGATCAAAACAATCTGGTGCTTGCCGAGGCTATGACCGTTTATCATATGCCCCTTTACAAGAAATTAAAAGAAATTATAACAAGCGGTCAGCTGGGGCCTTTGCGTTTTGTGCAGTTGAATTTTGGAAGCTACAAGGACTACAATATGGAAAACAGGTTTTTCAGCCGGAATCTTGCAGGCGGAGCACTGCTGGACATCGGGGTATATGCCCTCTCCTTTGCAAGATGGTTTATGACAGAAACACCGGACCAGATCCTGTCACAGGTAAAATTTGCTCCCAGCGGTGTCGATGAACAGGCTGGAATCCTGTTAATGAACAAACAGCAGGAAATGGCCTCCATTTCTTTGTCCCTGCATGCAAAGCAGCCAAAGCGCGGTACAGTGGCTTTTGATAAAGGTCATATTGAAATATATGAATATCCCAGAGCAGACAAGGCAGTGATCACCTATACGGAAGACAACCGCCAGGAGGTGATCGAAGCCGGAAACACGGACGATGCGCTGCTGTATGAAATATTGGATATGGAGAAGGCGGTTTCCGGGGGATGCAATGAAATGCACCTGGAATATACATCAGATGTCATGAACATGATGACAAGGATACGGAATGACTGGAATATGAAATATCCCGAAGAATCCTAG
- a CDS encoding replication-associated recombination protein A, protein MDLFDYMRENTMKNESPLASRLRPASLDEVVGQQHIIGRDKLLYRAIKADKLGSVIFYGPPGTGKTTLARVIANTTSADFKQINATVAGKKDMEEIVKEAKDSLGMYGKKTILFVDEIHRFNKGQQDYLLPFVEDGTLILIGATTENPFFEVNGALLSRSRVFELKPLEKEDIRELIRRAVYDRDKGMGSYHAVIDEDAEEFLADVSNGDARAALNAVELGVMTTDRDQSDGKIHINLTVAQECIQKRVVRYDKTGDNHYDTISAFIKSMRGSDPDAAVYYLARMLYAGEDIKFIARRIMICAAEDVGNADPQALVVAVAAAQAAERIGLPEAQIVLSEAVTYVASAPKSNAACMAVFEALDSVRNQKTMPVPAHLQDSHYKGASKLGHGQGYLYAHDYPGNYVKQQYLPDGMEGTEFYHPTDNGYERKIKERLRELKK, encoded by the coding sequence ATGGATTTGTTTGATTATATGAGGGAAAACACCATGAAAAATGAGTCCCCACTTGCATCAAGGCTTCGTCCGGCGTCTCTTGATGAGGTGGTGGGGCAGCAGCATATCATTGGCAGGGATAAACTGCTTTACCGGGCCATAAAGGCGGACAAACTGGGATCCGTAATTTTCTACGGCCCGCCAGGAACCGGGAAGACCACTCTGGCAAGGGTGATCGCCAATACCACTAGTGCAGATTTTAAGCAGATCAATGCCACGGTGGCCGGGAAAAAGGATATGGAGGAGATCGTAAAGGAAGCAAAGGATTCTCTTGGAATGTATGGGAAAAAGACCATATTATTCGTAGATGAGATTCATCGTTTCAACAAAGGGCAGCAGGATTATCTTCTTCCGTTTGTGGAGGATGGAACGCTGATCCTCATAGGCGCTACCACGGAAAATCCTTTTTTTGAGGTAAACGGTGCCCTTCTTTCCAGGTCCAGGGTATTTGAGCTAAAGCCACTGGAGAAGGAGGACATCAGAGAACTGATCCGACGGGCAGTTTATGACAGGGACAAGGGTATGGGTTCCTATCACGCAGTGATTGACGAAGATGCGGAAGAATTTCTGGCGGATGTTTCCAACGGGGATGCAAGAGCTGCCTTAAATGCGGTGGAGCTTGGAGTGATGACCACGGACCGGGATCAATCCGACGGAAAAATCCATATCAATCTTACGGTTGCCCAGGAATGCATCCAGAAGCGAGTGGTGCGCTATGACAAGACCGGAGATAATCATTACGATACCATTTCAGCCTTTATAAAGAGCATGCGGGGGTCGGATCCGGATGCAGCCGTTTACTATTTGGCTAGGATGCTTTATGCGGGAGAGGATATTAAATTCATTGCCAGAAGGATTATGATCTGCGCTGCAGAGGATGTGGGAAATGCGGATCCTCAGGCTCTTGTTGTGGCGGTGGCGGCAGCCCAGGCCGCCGAGAGGATCGGGCTTCCGGAAGCCCAGATCGTTCTGTCGGAGGCGGTAACCTATGTAGCTTCGGCACCTAAAAGCAACGCAGCCTGTATGGCAGTGTTTGAGGCTCTGGATTCGGTGCGGAACCAGAAAACCATGCCGGTACCTGCCCATTTACAGGACTCCCATTATAAGGGAGCATCAAAGCTGGGCCATGGGCAGGGCTATCTTTATGCCCACGATTATCCCGGCAATTACGTGAAACAGCAGTATCTGCCGGATGGGATGGAAGGCACTGAGTTTTATCATCCCACAGATAATGGCTATGAACGTAAAATTAAAGAGCGATTAAGGGAACTGAAAAAATAA
- the rho gene encoding transcription termination factor Rho — protein sequence MREKLQTLPLAELKELAKAQGIKGCSSMRKAEIIDLLCQKEEGASPISVSTGSVPVEKAEEANKQITKAAAAQPAAQAQPQSEVTNQQAQMNMDQQTLSQGNNQRKTVVRSYRPEGQQRPAAYRPAQGNNAEPSPRNEARTEFIPEEPKGDFQPSPELQELDSGIEAHGILEVMPDGFGFIRCENYLPGENDVYVAPSQIRRFNMKTGDIIHGSRRVKTAAEKFAALLYVKKINGYPTSMAERRPNFENMIPIFPDERLHMETQGGKNTTAMRVLDLLAPIGKGQRGMIVSPPKAGKTTLLKDVAKAITVNHPEIHLMILLIDERPEEVTDIKESIYGDNVEVLYSTFDELPERHKRVSEMVIERAKRLVEHGRDVVILLDSITRLARAYNLTVAPSGRTLSGGLDPAALHMPKRFFGAARNMREGGSLTVLATALVDTGSRMDDVIYEEFKGTGNMELVLDRKLSEKRIFPAIDILKSGTRRDDLLLTREEAEAVDIVRKATNTLKPEDAVEKILDLFSRTRNNREFVETSKKMRFF from the coding sequence ATGCGTGAAAAATTACAGACATTGCCGTTAGCGGAACTAAAGGAGCTTGCCAAAGCCCAGGGGATCAAGGGCTGCAGTTCCATGCGAAAAGCTGAAATCATAGATTTGCTTTGCCAAAAGGAAGAGGGAGCTTCTCCTATTTCTGTTTCGACAGGGAGTGTACCGGTAGAAAAGGCAGAGGAAGCAAACAAACAGATCACTAAGGCAGCCGCAGCTCAGCCGGCCGCTCAGGCACAGCCTCAGTCAGAAGTAACAAACCAACAGGCTCAGATGAATATGGATCAGCAGACCTTGTCCCAGGGAAATAACCAAAGAAAGACCGTTGTCCGGTCCTACCGTCCGGAAGGGCAGCAAAGGCCTGCCGCATACCGGCCTGCCCAGGGAAACAATGCAGAGCCTTCTCCCAGGAATGAGGCAAGAACGGAATTTATTCCCGAGGAACCTAAAGGAGATTTCCAGCCAAGCCCTGAGCTCCAGGAGCTGGACAGCGGCATTGAAGCTCATGGAATTTTAGAGGTCATGCCCGATGGCTTTGGCTTTATCCGCTGTGAAAACTATCTTCCAGGTGAAAATGACGTCTACGTGGCTCCTTCCCAGATCCGGCGGTTCAATATGAAGACCGGTGACATCATTCACGGAAGCCGAAGGGTGAAGACGGCTGCTGAAAAATTTGCAGCCCTGCTGTACGTAAAGAAAATTAACGGGTATCCCACCAGTATGGCGGAACGCCGTCCGAACTTTGAAAATATGATTCCCATATTCCCGGATGAAAGACTTCATATGGAGACTCAGGGGGGCAAAAACACTACGGCCATGCGGGTTCTGGATCTTTTGGCTCCCATTGGAAAGGGCCAGAGAGGAATGATCGTGTCCCCGCCAAAGGCAGGAAAAACCACCCTGCTTAAGGACGTGGCAAAGGCCATAACCGTAAACCATCCTGAGATCCATCTCATGATCCTGCTGATCGATGAGCGCCCTGAGGAGGTTACCGATATTAAGGAATCCATTTACGGAGATAATGTGGAGGTGCTTTATTCCACCTTTGACGAGCTTCCGGAGCGCCATAAGAGAGTGTCAGAAATGGTGATCGAGCGGGCCAAGCGCCTTGTCGAGCATGGCAGGGATGTAGTGATCCTGCTGGACAGCATTACCCGTCTGGCGAGAGCCTATAACTTAACAGTGGCTCCAAGCGGCCGAACTTTATCCGGAGGTCTGGACCCGGCAGCTCTTCATATGCCGAAACGGTTTTTCGGAGCAGCAAGAAATATGAGGGAGGGAGGCAGCCTTACCGTTCTTGCCACGGCTCTTGTGGATACGGGCAGCCGTATGGATGATGTTATATATGAGGAATTTAAAGGCACCGGTAATATGGAACTGGTTCTTGACCGGAAGCTGTCAGAGAAGAGGATTTTCCCTGCCATTGATATCCTGAAATCCGGTACCAGAAGAGATGACCTGCTGCTCACCAGAGAAGAGGCGGAGGCCGTTGATATCGTCCGGAAGGCTACCAATACCCTGAAACCGGAAGATGCAGTGGAAAAAATACTGGACTTATTTTCAAGGACAAGAAACAACAGGGAATTCGTGGAAACCTCCAAAAAAATGCGCTTTTTCTAG
- the rpmE gene encoding 50S ribosomal protein L31, producing MKEGIHPNYYQAKVVCNCGNEFVTGSTKEDIHVEVCSKCHSFYTGQQKAASARGRIDKFNRKYGVKAEA from the coding sequence ATGAAAGAGGGAATCCATCCAAATTACTATCAGGCCAAAGTTGTTTGCAACTGCGGTAATGAATTTGTAACTGGTTCTACAAAGGAAGATATCCACGTAGAAGTTTGTTCTAAATGCCATTCATTCTACACCGGTCAGCAGAAGGCTGCTTCCGCTCGTGGACGTATTGATAAATTCAATCGTAAATATGGCGTTAAGGCTGAGGCATAA
- a CDS encoding DUF1385 domain-containing protein — protein MKYSGIGGQAVIEGVMMKNGDEYATAVRKPDGTIEVKKDTYVGMGERVKLFSLPFIRGIFSFVDSMVLGMRALTFSASFFEDDEEASEPSGFEKLLERLFGEKMEKVLMSVVMAFSVVMAILIFMVFPMFLANIFQHFIKSQTVMAVLEGVIRIGIFIAYIGLVSRMEDIRRTFMYHGAEHKCINCLEHGLPLTVDNVRNSSKEHKRCGTSFLLIVMIISILFFMVVRVDTLPLRILSRILLIPVIAGVSYEFLRLAGRSDSRLVDLLSRPGMWMQGMTTKEPDDDMIQVGIASVEAVFDWKAFLNRNFPERKA, from the coding sequence ATGAAGTATTCAGGAATCGGCGGTCAGGCCGTGATTGAAGGCGTTATGATGAAAAACGGGGATGAGTATGCCACAGCGGTCCGCAAGCCGGACGGAACCATTGAAGTGAAAAAGGATACTTATGTGGGCATGGGAGAACGGGTAAAGCTATTTTCCCTGCCTTTTATCAGAGGGATATTCAGTTTTGTGGACTCTATGGTATTGGGCATGAGAGCCCTGACCTTTTCTGCCAGTTTTTTTGAAGATGATGAAGAGGCATCCGAGCCTTCCGGTTTTGAAAAGCTGCTGGAACGGTTGTTTGGGGAAAAGATGGAAAAGGTGCTGATGAGCGTGGTGATGGCCTTTTCTGTAGTAATGGCCATTCTGATTTTCATGGTATTCCCCATGTTTCTTGCCAATATATTTCAACATTTTATAAAGTCCCAGACGGTTATGGCTGTTTTAGAAGGTGTGATCCGTATCGGGATCTTTATCGCTTACATCGGTCTGGTTTCCCGCATGGAGGACATACGCAGGACCTTCATGTATCATGGAGCGGAGCACAAGTGCATCAACTGTCTGGAACATGGTCTCCCGCTTACTGTGGATAATGTCAGAAACAGCTCCAAGGAACATAAGCGCTGCGGAACAAGCTTTCTTTTGATCGTCATGATCATCAGCATCCTGTTTTTTATGGTGGTGAGAGTGGATACATTGCCTCTTAGAATCCTCAGCAGGATTCTGCTGATCCCTGTCATAGCCGGAGTATCCTATGAATTTTTGCGTCTGGCAGGGCGCAGTGATTCAAGGCTGGTGGATTTGTTGAGCCGCCCGGGTATGTGGATGCAGGGAATGACCACCAAGGAGCCGGACGATGACATGATCCAGGTGGGAATCGCTTCTGTGGAAGCTGTTTTTGACTGGAAGGCGTTTCTCAACAGGAATTTTCCGGAGAGAAAGGCATGA
- the prmC gene encoding peptide chain release factor N(5)-glutamine methyltransferase — protein sequence MNLTLQLLMEEGTQALLKAGVEEASLDSRYLLLEAFHTDMTHFLLDRNKRLPEEDSILESLSVYRSMIGKRSLRIPLHQITGSREFMGLDFEVNEHVLIPRQDTETLVELVLKDYKGKMPKILDLCTGSGCIAISLAKLGGFDRVTAADISEEALLVAERNAGKHLGEGRITLVKSDLFEAFKNQRTFDVIVSNPPYIPTKIIEGLQPEVRDHEPMLALDGKEDGLYFYRILALESRSHMVLGGAVYFEIGYDQGEAVSGLLKDAGFGQIRVVPDAAGLDRVVCARKQ from the coding sequence ATGAATCTGACATTACAGCTTCTGATGGAGGAAGGAACACAAGCGTTGTTAAAGGCAGGGGTGGAAGAGGCCTCTCTTGATTCCAGATACCTGCTTTTAGAAGCATTTCACACGGATATGACCCATTTTCTCCTGGATAGAAACAAGAGGCTTCCGGAAGAGGACTCTATTTTAGAGTCCCTATCCGTGTACAGGTCCATGATCGGAAAACGATCCTTAAGGATTCCCCTTCATCAGATCACAGGAAGCCGGGAGTTTATGGGACTTGACTTTGAAGTCAATGAGCATGTGCTGATCCCCAGGCAGGATACGGAAACTCTGGTAGAACTGGTGTTAAAGGATTATAAGGGGAAAATGCCAAAGATCCTTGATCTGTGCACCGGAAGCGGCTGTATTGCAATCAGCCTTGCAAAGCTTGGCGGGTTTGACCGTGTGACCGCCGCGGATATTTCCGAAGAAGCCCTTTTGGTGGCAGAACGGAACGCAGGGAAGCATTTGGGAGAGGGAAGGATTACGCTGGTGAAAAGCGATTTATTTGAAGCTTTTAAGAACCAGAGAACGTTTGACGTGATCGTATCCAATCCTCCATATATTCCAACGAAAATAATAGAAGGCCTTCAGCCGGAAGTCAGGGATCACGAACCCATGCTGGCCCTTGACGGAAAGGAAGACGGACTGTATTTTTACAGAATCCTTGCTTTGGAAAGCCGTTCCCATATGGTTTTAGGAGGAGCGGTTTATTTTGAAATCGGCTATGACCAGGGAGAGGCGGTCAGCGGCTTATTAAAGGATGCCGGCTTTGGACAGATCCGGGTGGTTCCGGATGCGGCAGGGCTGGACCGAGTGGTATGTGCACGAAAGCAATGA
- the prfA gene encoding peptide chain release factor 1 — MFDKLDDILIHYEELMQELNNPSVTEDQNRFRKLMKEQADLADLVETYTQYKKAKQTVEDSLALLEEESDEEMREMAKEELSEAKKQIEALEQELKILLLPKDPNDDKNIILEIRAGAGGDEAALFASELYRMYVNYAEGHHWKVELISVNENGIGGFKEVVAMITGKGAYSKMKYESGVHRVQRVPETESGGRIHTSTATVAVMPEAEEFDVVIEDKDVRIDVMRASGNGGQCVNTTDSAVRLTHMPTGIVIYSQTEKSQLQNKEKAFRLLRSKLYDIELEKRQNSEAEERRSQIGTGDRSEKIRTYNFPQGRVTDHRIKLTLYKIDSIMNGDIQELLDSLIAADQAVRLSKLNEEM, encoded by the coding sequence ATGTTTGATAAATTAGATGATATATTAATTCATTATGAAGAATTGATGCAGGAGCTTAACAATCCTTCCGTAACGGAGGATCAGAACCGGTTTCGGAAGCTGATGAAGGAGCAGGCGGATCTGGCGGATCTGGTGGAGACTTATACCCAGTATAAGAAAGCAAAGCAGACGGTAGAGGACAGTCTGGCGCTTCTGGAGGAAGAAAGCGACGAGGAGATGCGGGAGATGGCAAAGGAAGAATTATCCGAAGCCAAGAAGCAGATTGAAGCGCTGGAGCAGGAGCTTAAGATCTTGCTTTTACCGAAGGATCCCAATGATGATAAGAATATTATCCTGGAGATCCGTGCCGGTGCAGGCGGGGACGAAGCAGCCCTGTTTGCTTCCGAGCTGTACCGTATGTATGTAAACTATGCGGAGGGCCACCACTGGAAGGTGGAACTGATCAGCGTCAATGAAAATGGAATCGGCGGCTTTAAGGAAGTGGTTGCCATGATTACCGGCAAGGGCGCCTATTCCAAGATGAAATATGAAAGCGGCGTTCACCGGGTTCAGCGTGTGCCGGAGACTGAAAGCGGAGGAAGGATCCACACCTCCACGGCTACGGTAGCCGTCATGCCTGAGGCAGAAGAGTTCGACGTAGTAATCGAGGATAAAGACGTAAGGATCGATGTGATGCGTGCCTCCGGAAACGGCGGACAGTGTGTAAACACCACCGACTCAGCCGTTCGTCTGACCCATATGCCCACTGGTATCGTAATTTACAGCCAGACGGAAAAATCACAGCTTCAGAATAAAGAAAAGGCCTTTCGTCTGCTGCGTTCCAAGCTTTATGACATTGAGCTGGAGAAAAGGCAGAATTCAGAAGCCGAGGAAAGAAGAAGCCAGATCGGCACCGGAGACCGATCTGAAAAGATCCGTACTTATAATTTCCCTCAGGGACGTGTAACGGATCACAGGATCAAGCTGACCCTTTATAAAATTGATTCCATAATGAACGGGGATATTCAGGAGCTACTGGATTCCCTTATTGCTGCAGATCAGGCTGTGCGCTTAAGCAAATTAAATGAAGAGATGTAA